One window of the Nothobranchius furzeri strain GRZ-AD chromosome 3, NfurGRZ-RIMD1, whole genome shotgun sequence genome contains the following:
- the gnrh2 gene encoding progonadoliberin-2, with translation MSRLVLLLGLLLYVGAQLSHAQHWSHGWYPGGKREIDSFGVSEISEEIKLCEAGECSYLRPQRRNVLRDIFLDALARGLQKRK, from the exons ATGTCTCGGCTGGTTTTGTTGCTGGGTCTGCTTCTATATGTGGGAGCTCAGCTGTCCCATGCTCAGCACTGGTCTCATGGCTGGTACCCTGGAGGCAAAAGGGAGATCGACTCCTTCGGAGTATCAGAG atttCAGAGGAAATTAAATTGTGCGAGGCAGGGGAATGCAGCTACTTGAGACCCCAGAGGAGGAATGTTCTGAGAGACATTTTT CTGGATGCTTTGGCCAGAGGACTCCAAAAGAGGAAGTAA
- the cd8b gene encoding uncharacterized protein cd8b has translation MIRLQQAWILLMVSSWTLGSSQMLQQDPVKVLYPEILSNETIECKCRDISCNVVFWFRTVPSKDQVEFIGKCNNADRTSWGAVDHSRFKLSKRGMSTFLLRIHNVTEEDAGIYSCIPRDERGSVEVFHPGVLLQPGVTPPTSPPPKVQHKPRHCPCSSKNQPMSGCHSLVLWPLVGLISSLSLGLVCTLHYFSRLPKKCHHHFMKKRPM, from the exons ATGATCCGTCTGCAGCAGGCGTGGATTCTACTGATGGTATCCTCTTGGACGTTGG GTTCGAGCCAGATGCTTCAACAAGATCCCGTCAAAGTTCTTTACCCAGAGATCTTGAGTAATGAGACCATTGAGTGTAAATGTCGTGACATCTCCTGTAACGTAGTCTTCTGGTTTCGTACCGTTCCCAGCAAGGATCAAGTAGAGTTTATAGGCAAATGCAACAATGCGGACCGTACTAGCTGGGGAGCTGTGGACCATTCACGTTTTAAACTCAGCAAGAGAGGCATGTCAACCTTTCTGCTGCGCATCCACAATGTCACAGAGGAGGACGCGGGGATTTATTCCTGCATCCCAAGAGACGAGAGAGGCTCGGTAGAAGTGTTTCACCCAGGAGTTTTGCTACAGCCTGGAG TGACCCCTCCAACATCTCCTCCACCCAAGGTCCAGCATAAACCACGTCACTGTCCCTGTTCCTCAAAGAATCAACCTATGA GTGGTTGCCACTCCCTGGTTCTGTGGCCACTCGTTGGACTTATTTCGAGCTTGTCTCTGGGTCTGGTCTGCACGCTGCATTACTTCAGTC GACTACCCAAGAAATGTCACCACCACTTTATGAA GAAAAGGCCGATgtaa
- the cd8a gene encoding T-cell surface glycoprotein CD8 alpha chain, which produces MDQKGIQMLLILLFCQKFISADKVKDGEEVSVSCDPKEKQIIFWFRTLDSLSMEFIATFSNIGIKKSSVEGFDVKYRMANEKTLIIKSFNNEKDSGIYGCAALYKGNELKFGPVTRVGEAKAKAVTPPAVLPTIQITPTTKPCICPKPGLSMFCNPLILGSLAGGCGLLLLLLIIISLYCNKMRTRRCPHHYKRKPRMDALEKQMTNRHV; this is translated from the exons ATGGACCAAAAAGGGATTCAGATGCTGTTGATTCTTCTGTTTTGTCAAA AATTCATCTCAGCTGATAAAGTTAAGGATGGGGAAGAGGTTTCAGTCTCCTGTGACCCTAAAGAGAAGCAGATAATCTTCTGGTTTCGAACTCTGGACAGCTTGAGCATGGAGTTCATCGCAACATTCAGCAACATCGGCATTAAAAAATCAAGCGTAGAAGGCTTTGATGTAAAATACAGAATGGCAAATGAAAAAACTCTAATAATAAAGTCCTTTAACAATGAAAAGGACAGCGGGATTTACGGCTGTGCGGCGCTTTATAAAGGTAACGAGTTAAAATTTGGACCAGTAACCCGTGTGGGTGAAG CAAAAGCTAAAGCAGTAACTCCTCCAGCGGTGCTCCCCACCATTCAGATTACACCCACAACCAAACCCTGCATCTGCCCAAAGCCAG GGTTGTCCATGTTTTGTAATCCACTCATCTTGGGCTCTCTGGCTGGAGGCTGTGGCCTTCTTCTCctgctcctcatcatcatctcgCTGTACTGCAACA AAATGAGGACTCGAAGGTGCCCGCACCATTACAAGAGAAA GCCGAGGATGGACGCTCTCGAAAAGCAGATGACCAACAGACACGTCTGA
- the zmat1 gene encoding zinc finger matrin-type protein 1: MEEFDVCTLRDAESDVQTDVTAPFNVASVIDAANVINSKTGSTRVKEKSDEELLKGLLTDAYCYVCSSVLMFESHRLSHYEGKKHNQKVRMYLDTVRGEKTRTFQTMSSSKNRFCELCNMVFNSDVVAKSHYEGKVHAKHLRKQSLHLSAKDTGVCASLCLTQNPEKSEEKSAQESDDRLQMHTTAASASTSAEFDLKDPNKYCCLCTVSFTDPQTALQHYNGRKHQKKQARQELLKELGDENQLDDSLVCHRCDVKLNSVEMYQAHMHGNKHQIKGKKINDLFKSQPKAYSTFADELADYIQAQKSRGVTPKISQTLPQEGTEEECDQEVLTEFNDFKSSESVRGFTQNHQRARQLTPGMRHPSYPGPPWPARGWDCHYPPPLPVHGVPLFPSQPTGHRRPRTPSSSCTSLSYSSDSSHTSRSEDSEHRLRDARRKRKSRRDRGGKDGDEESDMEERRKHRRRKRRRRERDHDSGEVRRDPCEESVEEGRRKKIKSHNKLRPEKQQENFESGGKTQTEDVMENRNETRLQAETNTDQRERRHRAAKTKYGKEKRKGKEKVDLRTEEEKLWDVSILGC, encoded by the exons ATGGAGGAGTTTGACGTTTGTACTCTGCGAGATGCGGAGTCAGACGTGCAAACTGACGTTACTGCCCCCTTTAATGTGGCTTCTGTCATAGATGCTGCtaatgtaataaacagtaaaactggtAGTACCCGGGTTAAAG AAAAGAGTGATGAGGAGTTACTAAAGGGCCTTCTGACTGACGCTTACTGCTATGTGTGCTCCTCAGTGCTGATGTTTGAGTCTCATCGGCTCTCCCACTACGAG GGAAAAAAACATAATCAGAAAGTCAGGATGTACCTTGACACGGTTAGAGGAGAGAAGACCCGAACGTTCCAG ACAATGTCCAGTTCTAAAAACCGTTTCTGTGAGCTGTGTAACATGGTGTTTAACTCTGACGTGGTGGCAAAATCCCACTATGAGGGCAAAGTCCACGCTAAACATCTACGTAAACAGAGCCTTCACCTATCAG CCAAGGATACAGGAGTTTGTGCTTCATTATGTCTGACACAGAATCCTGAGAAGTCTGAAGAGAAATCAGCCCAAGAGAGTGACGACCGGCTCCAGATGCACACAACAGCTGCTTCAGCTTCTACAAGTGCTGAGTTTGACCTGAAAGATCCCAACAAGTACTGCTGTCTTTGTACGGTGTCCTTCACCGATCCGCAGACCGCGCTGCAGCACTATAACGGACGTAAACACCAGAAAAAGCAGGCCAGGCAGGAGCTGCTGAAAGAGCTTGGAGATGAGAATCAGCTAG ACGATTCATTGGTGTGTCACAGGTGTGATGTGAAGTTAAACTCTGTGGAGATGTACCAGGCCCACATGCATGGAAACAAACATCAGATCAA GGGGAAGAAGATCAATGATCTTTTCAAATCACAACCAAAGGCCTACAGCACGTTTGCTGATGAGCTGGCTGATTACATTCAAGCACAGAAGTCTCGGGGAGTCACTCCCAAAATCAGTCAGACTCTCCCTCAGGAAGGCACTGAAGAAGAGTGCGATCAGGAAGTTTTAACAGAGTTTAATGATTTTAAATCATCTGAATCTGTGCGTGGCTTCACTCAAAACCACCAACGGGCTCGTCAGCTCACGCCTGGAATGAGGCATCCTTCATACCCTGGTCCACCTTGGCCCGCCCGTGGCTGGGATTGTCACTATCCTCCACCGCTCCCAGTTCATGGTGTCCCACTGTTCCCCAGTCAGCCCACAGGACACAGGAGGCCCAGAACCCCCTCTAGTTCCTGCACCAGCTTGTCCTATTCTTCTGACAGCTCTCACACAAGTAGAAGTGAGGATAGTGAACACAGGCTCCGAGACGCGAGGAGGAAAAGAAAATCCAGGAGGGACAGAGGTGGGAAGGACGGAGACGAGGAGTCAGATATGGAGGAAAGAAGAAAGCACAGAAGGAGGAAACGCCGAAGGAGGGAGAGAGATCATGACTCTGGGGAGGTGAGAAGAGACCCGTGTGAGGAGTCGGTGGAGGAAGGGAggagaaaaaagataaaaagtcACAACAAGCTGAGACCAGAAAAACAGCAGGAGAACTTTGAATCAGGTGGAAAAACCCAGACAGAAGACGTGATGGAGAACAGGAACGAGACTCGGCTGCAGGCTGAAACAAATACAGACCAGAGAGAGAGACGGCACAGAGCAGCCAAAACTAAATACGggaaagaaaaaaggaaaggCAAAGAGAAGGTAGACCTTCGGACGGAGGAGGAGAAGCTGTGGGACGTCTCTATCCTGGGATGTTAA